From the genome of Salvia splendens isolate huo1 chromosome 7, SspV2, whole genome shotgun sequence:
gagagtgatccagGTAATACAACAGACTacctaagttgggttgtgccagtTCCAAGCTCCTCGATTGAGGATCTAACAGAACCAGAGATAGTCACTGCCGCCGAGCACGTCTCACCACAAGAGTCATCTCATCCAAGCCCAGGCAATCCCTCTCCGATGATATCCGAGGTAACTTCTGAACCCAGCTTTGTCGAGAATACGGTTACCACTGATCATGTTGATACAGAACCTGCAAACGAGGACAACACAGTTGATGGTGACACGGGGCAGTATGTGCTTCCCAATAGGACTACGAGGGGAGTCCCTCCCAAACGATACTCTCCCGAGAAAATTGGGAAGAAAAGTCGCTATGGAGTAGCGAATTTTGTACAAGGGTATCTGACTAAAATGGCGCGCGCATTTGAGGCGGCACTATATGAAGAGGAGGAAATCCCACAGTCAGCTGAAGAGGCAATGAAACATAAGAAGTGGAAGGAAGCAATGCTTACCGAAATGAAGGCACTGATGAAGAACAACACATGGGAAAAAGGGAGATTACCAGAAGGTGCAAGGACTGTTGGATGCAGATGGGTATTCACAATCAAGAGAAGACCAGATGGCACAGTTGAACGATATAAAGCACGGCTAGTGGCAAAGGGGTACACCCAGACATATGGGGTTGACTACGCAGAGACCTTCTCACCAGTGGCGAAGATCAACACGGTGAGAGTATTATTTTCAGTCGCGGCAAACAAAGATTGGCCACTACACCAGTTCGATGTGACGAACGCCTTTTTGCATGGGGAACTGCCGAAACCTGTTTACATGGAACCCCCACCTGGGTTCGCTAGTGAGTTTGGTACATGGGAGGTATGCAAGCTTAAGAAGACACTGTATGGGCTGAAGCAGTCTCCGAGAGGgtggtttggaagatttaccgaggtgatgaagaagtatgatTATACCCAGAGTAATTCCGACCACACTCTTTTTATTAAGAAGAGGAACTGGAAGATCACGTGCCTAATTATCTATGTAGACGATATGATCATTACAGGAGATGACGAAGATGAGATAGCTGAATTGAGGAAGAATCTTTTCtaggagtttgagatgaaggatctaggtcTTCTTAAATATTTCTTGGGAATAGAGGTACTCAGGTCGAAGAAGGGAATCTTCATAAATCAGAGGAAGTATATACTGGACTTATTGGCAGATATTGGGATGATTGATTGTAAGCCGACAGACACTCCTATGGTTCAAAACCATGGATTGCAGATGAAGGAAGGTGCGAAGCAGACAGACAGGGGGAGATACCAACGATTGGTTGGAAAACTGATCTACCTTTCTCATACCAGACCAGATATCGCCTACTCAGTCGGGGTGGTAAGTCAATTTATGCATGCGCCGCAGGAAGAGCACTGGGAGGCAGTCATAAGGATTGTTCGATACTTGAAAGGAACCGCAGAACACGGGCTTATGTTCGAGAAACATGGACACATGGAGATACACAGTTTTactgatgcagactgggcaAGTAACCCAAACGACCGAAAGTCAACTGCTGGGTACTTTACTTTTGTAGGAGGAAACCTTGTGTcgtggagaagcaagaaacaaaaggtggtaGCCCTTTCAAGTGCCGAGGCAGAATTCAGAGGAATTAAAAGTGGATTGACAGAGATATTATGGCTAAGGAGAGTGATGACAGAACTAGGCCTACGGCCAACCCATCTGTGCAGACTCTTTTGTGACAATAAGGCGGCCATTAGTATCTCAGAGAATCCAGTCCAACATGACAGAACCAAGCATGTGGAGGTAGACCGACACTTTATAAAGGAGAACCTTGAGGCAAAAGTGGTGGAAATGCCTTATGTCAAGTCCGAAGATCAACTGGCTGATATATTGACGAAGGCAGTGAACTCAAAGTCATTCCAGGATGTATTGTGCAAGCTAAGTATCGGCAACCCCGTTACatagcttgagggggagtgttagaagatATTGAAAGATATCGGAGAATATCACGGGAAATCAAGAGAAGATACGGGAGTATATTTAGCCTAAAATAGAGCAAGCAATCAATGTAAATtaggttttccttttttgtaAATATTGTGTAGTCTATATAATATGTAATCCCTATCATCTAATTACATTGAATAAGAATGATATCGATTACCCAACCTGTCGTCTAATACTTGGcaataaatcaaatttatatTGGTCTTCTCCTCGTACGCTGTCTGCATACGCGAACCCAATCGCTTCCTCATTATTGTGTCATTCAGCTTCTTCTAACTTACCGTCTTACTGCATAAAGGCCTTATTTATCCAAATAAATTTATGTACATGTGTCAATCTTTAAAATTCAAGATTGTATGTATTTCTCTTATATATGGCCtcaatttgatttattttttaactaAGCTAATCTATATTCTAACTCATAGTTTAGTAAACTAAAAGGGTCCAAATATTAGTCCAAATTCTAACCCAAAAAATGTTTTTAAGTACATATACTTACAAGTTCCTTCAAAGAgattgaaattatatttttttttaataaaaaatatatctagCTTGCAAGTTCCTTCAAAGAGATTGACATTTTTATAAGTAAtggaaatatctagatattatacaaattaattttgttattagCTATATGCTATGGCAATAAAAAGGAAAAGATGTGAataatttttgacaaatttttacattattttgagcttgattcaaaataattatacaatatttagtaaaaaaaattcttaaatatatttagatttaattaatttttataaattgatttttaatgtaaaatcttgaaaattataattatataagtaTAATTTACGTAGTTTATCACTTCCCTTAATTTATTTCCAAtttttggaagaaaaaaaagttaagAAACATACCAATTTGACCAAACATTGACTTATTGACTAGACTTTTGATTTAATATCATCATTTCTGACCAAGACCAAAAAAAACACTCTAGAACTAAGAAAATTAAATGGTTTCATATCTTATCATAAATATATCTACTATCTACCATCAAATTTGGGCATGCCATTGCATTATTAATTTTTAGTGACCCAACTTTTTTATTGactgaatttatttttcatgacgtgcaattttggatttggagtcAAAGTGTCAAACCACTTATCCAAGAGTACAGTCTCATTGTTTATTATTGAATTAAATTGCCAAATTTAAATATAGCTATTGACTTTGCCGACCAAGAGTCCAAGACCAGACAAGTCTTTATAAAGAATAGGCCTCTTCTTTAAATTTTgatgaatttaaattatttatttatttccagATTGTCTATAAGAACAAGTTAAATTTTGTGATATTATCTAATTATGCttctataaattaattaatatttaaatcatatttgattaattgattaattgctTCTCATATtatagaaaaattgaaaagtcCATATATAAGTATGCAGTATACCAACGTTCCTGCAAAATCAATGGAGGCGAAATTAATAAGAAAACAATACTCTAATATTTTAAGGCTAAAAAGGATTAAATAATGTGTGTCAATTGTGAAACACGTACGTCTTATAATGAATTCCAAACATAGATATTCTTACACGAATAAGCATCGCATTCTCAATCTTCCCTGTTAAGATATTATGATTAccatgatttttattttttaaagtagTTACatgtttattattttatcttgcttTTTCATTGTTTAGAGATCTACTTTGCTGCGCTTTATCCAAATGTGAACTGATTTATTTgttctttaattaatttagcaTGAATCATGGATGCCCTTCTCGTAGCATAAAATCACGTATTGCGTCATATTTATGACGTAAGTAGACTTAacctaaaaataatactactatataaatttAGGTCACATGATTTTATAATGTGGCCGAAAGTGTGGGATATGATAAGATAAAATTAAAGCACTAAAAAGAAATGGCATCCAATAAATATTTGTCGACCATTTTGATATTCTACCTTCAAATTTAATTCCAAATTATGTGTAATTGGTAGACTAACTAACAAAAttgatataaataaattaagacACAACTAATTGaaagaataatataaaaaacCTTTTGATTTCAACAATCTTATGACTGTTGTGGACTTGTAATAGGCAAAACACAAAGAATAGTAAAAGTCTACTCCCAAGTCTTCCATGCCATGCCCCACCCCTTCTTGTCCTTCCTCCTTAATTTGATTTCTTAGAAATTTCCGATCATTATATTCGGTGTGCActtaataaaattacatttctACATATTTTCGGTGTGCACTCAATAAAAATTACGTTTCTACATAATATCACTCAAACCACATAAGATCAACATACAATCACgcctacaataaaaaaaaattagttgataTAGACCTCTAAGTTCTATAACTCTCATATTTCACGATCTTATAATTTTGAGTCTTGAAATAACTAGACACGAATACGCCTCATGAAGTTTGCCACAACGGCGCCGTGTGGGAAACGGGGGGTCGCTATCGACTTGTCAGTTTGAATCAAGAAGCTATGATGGTTAGGCCTATGTTGGGCCCAAAACAAAATTCCTTAGCCACCACTTAATAAGCAGCAGCCATGAAGCTTCTCTCCATACAATAGGAAGCTTACCAAGTAAACCCCCTCCCACTGAGCTCTCACAATCACACACACTTATATATCAAACATCCATGGATGCTCAATCGGTGATCATGGATGAGGATCGCAGTGACCCGAACAACACAATCAGGCCCGGTTCGTCTCTCCACGAACCGGGCTTTGAGGTTTCTGATTTCTTTGAGTTCAACGACTGGATTGAGGAGGTCCCGCAGTTCTCTTCCCCTCTCTCGGCTGCTTGTTACGATCCTCAGAATATGAGCTATTCGAGCGccatcagcagcagcagcagcagcagcagcagtagTTTTCTTGAAGGGGCTATCAATAGTAAGGCTATATATATCAGACTTTAGTTGTGGTGTAGGATAAGAGAGATATCTAACACATTGTTTTTCATTGTTATCAGGAGACAGTGGgagagaggagaagagagagaaagttgcTTTCAAGACCAAATCTGAAGTTGAAGTTCTTGATGATGGTTTCAAGTGGAGAAAGTATGGGAAGAAGATGGTGAAAAACAGCCCTAATCCAAGGTATGCATGCTAATCAATCTATCTATATACACACTTTCTTGGAAGAACCTATGCATATATGtaatatttcatgtaataaACAGGAACTACTATAGATGTTCAGTAGAAGGATGCCCAGTGAAGAAGAGAGTCGAACGAGACAAAGAGGACCCGCTCTACGTTGTGACAACGTACGAAGGAATTCACAACCATCAAGGTCCTTATCAACTGTAGTTTAGAGTTTACCTGAGTTTGCAGATGATGGCGATGCGCTCTGACGATGTATGATCGACAAACATCAATATTTAGGCTGCTACAAGAAGTTCATTGTTTGCAATGAACATATTAAGGATTTTTCTTGCATGTGGTATGAATAAACTCCAATCagtagagagagagggagagagaagcaATGCTAGTCAGTAGAAAAAACAGAATGGATTGGTAATTTATGAAGAATTTTGTACAGTGATGCTATGTGCAGCAAATCTTGTTACATTTTTCAACAGAATTTCAAGCTTCAAAACCTATgtattagtaataaattaaagaagCTATGTTTTGCTCCTTTTTCATCACTAGGCAGATTCTATGGGAAAATAATATCAGGATCTCTTACATGAACATTTAAGGCAGTACTTTCATCCCATGTAGCTGCTTGGCCTTCAATAGGAACCGAAATGTTCCACAAAACATCTCGCCTTCCTCACTAATCCCGATGATGATCTCACAACTATGTTAGAGTTTGAGACAGTACTCTTCTTGGACATTGCCATACCACTCGAGAGCAACCAACGCGATCCAGATTGGTGTTGCCTGCTACTTCCCCAAACCTGCATTGAATCCAGCAAGATGGACTTCTGAGACTTTGAACATTGGTTGATAGATATTCTTTTTATCATGTTCAGAATCAGCTTCTTCATCTTCTCGTTTGATCACTTCTGGTTGTGGTGACGAATAAGCCCGATTAACTTGAACCCAGCGGGTCTCTAAGCTGCACTTTTAAGCACATTCTGATGTTTTCACCACCGCTTCATCATTCATTTCCAGCTCTATTTTCATGACCTGCTTCTTTAATATGAAGATGACCAGAATCCAACCTCAGCCATTCCTCCAATGACAAAGAACACTTGATTAATTCAAGAATTGACAAGTCAGAAGCTCTTTCGTAACCATAGTTACTAGAAGGTTCTGAAGCCTTTGTTGAGGGTCAAGGCGGTTCCTGATTGGGCATGCCAGCCTGAAACTAAAAGGCCTTCAATGTTTGTTATAGCCATGGGAACAAGATCTTCTATAAACACATCTTTTCAACTCCTGCACATGCCCAACATTTTAGTATTTCCATTGCTTGGATGAGGGTAGCACAACTGGAGCACAGATTTGCACGATTAATCTAGCACCATTATTTGCCACTTTCTCATAGCCAGAAGGAGTGAAGCTACATGAATCCTCCTCTGCCATCAAATCAGCATTCAGAACGGAGCCTCTCCACACAGTGCAAGGAGATCTCTTGGCGAGTCATGGCCACTACATGCTCAACATGTTGAGAAAATCATTTTCTATAGATTCTGCAAGCACAAAGCCATCCAAGCTATGTGATCTCCTCAATCTTTGAGCTCTGTTTCTAGACTCGGATCTCATGCACATCCGAAGCTCATTGTATGTGCTGAATCTAAGTCCGATGGTTTAGACATTAGCAGGTCAAAGAAATCTGAATCAAGTTCTTCAAAGGCTGGTTCACTAATATATGCAGTGTGTCCAGGATCATCATGATTATCCACATCAAGCTTCGAGTTCCATTCAGTATACTCAAGAAAACTGGCCTGGCCTGGCCTGGCCTGAAAATTTCAGCAACATCAATTGTTTCAATTACAGAAGAGTCAAACCTCTGACTACTGCTACTACTTTCTGGTCTTATTTGATCCCTCAACGATACATATGCTCAAATTCAGTGACATCAAACTCGTGTCCACATACTCAGGCTCAGGTGAGGGGTGGTTACAGTCAATGTGACTGTAGAACTCAAACTCCTTGGGATCACCCATCTTTTTCTCATCAGGTTTCTGATGCAACAAAGAGACGGATTCCAGCTGATTTACTAGCACCTAAATATTCCTTCATTATTTTCTTAGGCATAATTCACCAACTCCTACTGTGAAACGATCCATATGCTAGTTTTTTACCTAAATTGAACTGGAGATTACAAAATTCTATTTACTAGCACCAAAATAGGACAAATGTAAACGCAGTAGAAAATTGGCTAGCCAATTAGGTACTCCTATAATATTTGATCATGTaacatagtagtagtatttaaatttACTTTTAAATTGTTTGCATTTTTGTAGTatgattttgtttcaaaagtctTAGTATACATGTACTTGTGTTTCAATCTCATATATACACACGTCTAATTTAATCTCTTAGTTAATTGAAAGGATTCAACATAATGATAAATTGGGtcatttaagaaaataaatagtactccagttaatttccttattccaaTGTGTAAGCACAAAATACATTCCTAAAATCAAGATGGAAAGTTATGCTTGTGTTTCGATCTCATACACATGCATGAGGGGTTCGATCTTTTCTCGTAGAGAGTTCCAACATAAGGGTCAATTGGGTTGTATTCATGATATAAGGAGTTAATTTCGTCTACTGCACACTTCGCCTAAAAAAACTTAATACTAATTCAAAAAGAAATGTAAAAACTTAATACTAACTCAATATTCACTAACACGAGTTAGCTAATATATTTCTTACAATACAAACACTTGATCTTGACACTCTATTATgatatagacttaattaattcaCCATATATAAAACTAAATCTTCTTCATCACTAAAGTGGGTATGGTATAACGATAGTATtcataataatttaatagttgtagtcctatattgatattttcaaCATCCAAGAATTTCGTTAATCATGAAAAggttattttattcaattacaACAAAAAGTTGAAAAATCCCACACACCCGTTTAGGTAGAAGGTAACATACACTTTCAAAGTAGTACATCTACAATGCTATGTTGTAACCAAGTCTGTGAGCTCCTATCGTGACCACCACTGATAAATGCGATCGACCATCGTTGGCGGGAGCCGACAATGCTAAGGTCTGCTCCTACCCTTTCGTTGGCGTTTCAAGTCCAAGACAACGACAGAGATGTTATCCCGGCTCCCTTTCTGAAAAGCTCGTTGCGTGACAGCCTCAGCTGCTGCCTGTGATGCGGGATCCACGCTCTTGCCCCTCTCCGATGGAGGTGGGGCCGCGTTATTCCTGTACCACAACTGCAAAACCCTACGAGCACCGTCACAAGCCTCCTCGTTTGACATCTCATCCCATAAACCATCACTGGCTAGAATCAGACACTCGTCATCTCTAGTCCGTGGGACAACCATCACCTCGGGATCAGGGATCACGAGAGACTTCAAATATCGATCTCCTACAAGGACATTAATGCGTTCAGattcaaacacaaacaaaattgCAAATACGCCATTGTAAGTGTACATGGAGGCTATGAAGAACATACCAATAGACCTAGACATGGCAAGAACTCCCGAGACACGGCATCCGTCCCAGTTGAATACCCTACCTCCAGCTGCTTCGATTCTGGCATACTCGTCCTCCCTATCGGGCTTAAGAGACAGAGAACAATAATGTTAGTAAAAAAAATCTCAACTCAAGGCGACATGCTTGCTTACCTTGTGATCCACAGATAGGGCAACAGCTTCCCTCCTACGGCAGAGAACAGCCCTTGAATCACCGCAGTTAGCCACTATTATATGCGACGTGCAAACTATGGCAACAATGGCAGTCGAGCCAACAGTCTCCCGAGCAATGGGTGCACGACCGCCTTCCCCTCCAACCTCATCATCCACCTTGTGGAAACATCTAGTGAACACCCTCGTCCACAGCTCTTCACGAGGTCCCCTTCTATCTCCTTCATCACTTAACTCTGTAGAGATTATTTCAATCTCTTCGGCCAAAGCAGAATGAATACGATCTCTACAATAATCCGCAACCTGAAAACAAAGTCTTTATAATCAAGAGTGTTCCTACAGCATTTATTATGTGAGGATACTGGGAAAACGAAGAGATACATACCTTAGCGCCTCCATGGCCGTCAAAGACTCCAAAGAAATGCCCAGTCAAATGAGTCACACGGGAAGTCAGTCCATCAGGAGGGCGATCAACGAGCATCTGGAGAGGGATTTCCACGAAATTTGGTACGATTGACACTGCATCTTCCATATCCGTTCTCCTACCAGGAACGGATGTAAAACCCCAAAGTGGCACATAGCTCACCTCAAAAATACTACGGCTTGCTCTCCCATTCGATCCAAAATCCAATGGCACAACATCCAAAGATGGTCTCGAGCTGGAACAATCTACAATCTCCTCTCCATTATCAACTGCTACAGATAGAGATTCACTGGTGTTGGAAATAAGTTCAACAGCACTTCTACTGCTCTCAACGACCGCAAAGGGCGCCCCAGTTTCAGGTTTCACTTCTAAACCACATAAACTACTAGCATCACTCACCATAGACAGGCCATCAAGATTAGGATCGCCAACTTCGCTCAGTTGCCTTCCATCAGTACTATGCAGCCAGTTTTCGTCCTCATAAGTCGCAGCCATAATAAACGACACCCCACTCCTACTCTCTTCAGAATCAGAATCCAAGAAAATAACAGAAGTTATCTCACTTCCCAAATCACCCAAGGCAGAATCCTCATTCTCATCATCTACACTAGTTAGTGCTTCGATCTCAGAACGCAAAAGCAAGCTATCCATCAGCTCGAAGCTCATAACAATCGAGCAATCTCCAAACCTCAGTATTGCAAAACTTAGAATCACAATAACCTAATCTAAAGGGCACCATCACAACCTATAACTAAATAGCAAGAGCTACTTAAAACTGAAGCCCTATCATTGTCGCATTAATTCATAGTCATTTCTAGAAAGAACCTCGAAAAAACTAGAGATTAAAGCTCACATGCCAATCACCATCACACAGTAGTACATGGCAAACGGATGAACACTCAAAATGCAGAGTCGAATCACAGCGTCTCCAATAAATTGGTCGAATCTGATTGATGAAAACAAAACACCAACTAGAATCCGTGAAAAAGGGGCATCAAACTATAAATCACCAAATACAGAAATGTGAAAGTAAGGATTCTACAATATATAAAAAAGAGAtgtgaaaatacaaaaaagttCAGACATTCAATTAGGTCACATAACACTATTTTGAAATTCCAACACACACAAGAGTTTCAAGAATCACATGAAATCTTAAAAAAGACAATCTTTCTTCTCTGCAAGAAAGATTTTACCACGATCTGAGGCAACGTAATCGTGACCCTTTACCTAGTCTAGTCCCTCTTTCAACAAATAATCACattaataattcaatttatGTATAATCTGAAGGGAGAAAGTGATCAGCTGAACAAAAGCTACTGCTGAATTCTTACTTTCTTTTGCTTGTTTTGAAGCAGGTACCGCCAATTCTACTTTCTTGAATCTAACAGAAGAAAATTGTTGAGGGAAAACCCACGAATCCAACCGAAAATTGTTTGTGGGTCGATTTTGCAGCTGGTAGTTCTGTGTTGGTTGAATGAACAAGAGCATAAAATTACCGAAAGAGGGGCTCTTTTTTCACTTAATTTTGCAGTTAagcattaaataattaaaaagataTCGTAGTAACTAAAAGGCTAGTacaatatttttttgtaatcaTGCTCAAACAAATAGGAGTATTGGAGTATTtacttagagcacccacaaccgtgctcttgccaacgagtacggttgtgggcccggcgccactattcctatctgctcttaggcaagagaaCAACACcaacagttgtgctcttccgcaaggacgagcacaatcattttaaataaaaacatttccataacattaaaatttattaaaaaaccgaaataatattacaaattacaaataaaataaaaaagacataattaaaatcctaaaaaataaaaattacataattaaaatcctaaaaattaaaaattacataattaaattcataaaattaaaaaaaaacactacgcgttgccgaatttcgcccacatgtgtttgattaggtcttcttgtagctcaacgtgggttcgggtatcgcgcattgtgtgccttgtttcgatcctctcacccaccgtcgtatgcacacctcggcgtgggggataCATCGCGCTTGAGCTTTcagcttcatcctcgtcgtagaagttagccgccctcggtccttcgtcggctataatcatgttgtgtaagttAATACACGTGTatatgatgtcggcgatattgttCAAGTACCACAgtcgagccggggccttcacaatgttgaatcggacttgaaggaccccaaaggctctttcgacgtctttccgcgcggactcttgaagCTGctcaaaaagaacccgtctcgggtcttgcgagttgctgagcgtcttcacgaaagtcgaccaccttgggtacataccatcggcgagatagtaacccatgtggtatgtatttccgttgaagGTGAAGttgatcgccggtgctacaccattcaacacatcattgaagatgGGTGAataatagagcacgttcaagtcgttgttggatccggcaacaccgaaatatgcatgccaaatccataggcggtagtcggcgaccgcctcaaggataagtgttgggccgccgcctttgtggccgcttaagtgttgccccctccaagcagtcggacaattcttccacctccaatgcatgcactcaatgctgccaagcattccgggaaagccatggactgattcgtgaagacgaagcaaccgttggcaatcatcggtggtaggtgcccgaaggaattcatcaccgaaagttgtacgaacgccctcgcaaaaatttttaagacaaatgattccagtggactcaccgacatgcaaatactcatcgaagaggtcggccgtttgccctgtagcgagttgtcggatggcacacgtacacttctgcaaagacgtgatactttgccggccggctgcatctggacctgtttggaagaattcaacacggacggacaatgtgttgacaatacgcataaacaggcgctttgacatgcgaaaacggcgcctgaagtaatccgccggaaaccgcggcgggtcggcaaaatagtcggcaacgagcctttcgtgggctccctcccggtcacgatggatgtagcggctagttgatctagttggttgaggaggaggggcgggggtattcgctgcgacatatgcatcataagcggcacgatgttgttcgtagtattcttgttcttcgcgctccgcttccgcaataagatgggtgaaattcatttgaggttttgagtgagagatgaatgtgtagataagttgtatgaaaaatataaatgatagatgatttgatgtggaaaatggaagatgaatgtgtgtatttatagatgattttggggggaaaatctaaaaaatacagaaaaggggcaaaaaacggccatttttggggattgggaaattttttttttttatctttaatcggtttttaagtttttataattaaaaaccgattttttgaaaaaaatataaaaatattcaaatgcaacggcatagccgttgcccaatcgcagcacgacacgtcacctgctcgctggcacggacgtgctcgatgcatcgagcaacgTTCCATGATAGATgttacactttcctttttagtttgtcccacaaaagatgtcacatttccttttttgggaaaaaactatctctcatattaatataaatatattatttttttcttgccACTTAACATATAAAACAATATCTTCTAAAATCTCGTAGCATTTTCCAagtatgtcatctattatgggaaaGAGGGGAGTACTTGATAATAGATGTTTATATGTTTTGCTgaaaattgatattttattgaCTGTAAATATAGTCCTATCCACAATGACTGTGCAAGAGCATCAAGGGAATGATAAGTCATGTGTGTGGGGCATGCTGCTGATTTCTCCGATGGAGAGCTCAAGGATATTGGACAGGGGTGCATTACCCTCAGCatcataaaattgaaataatgcattatttcaattttttcttatgGTTTTTTACTTGCGTAAATGCTA
Proteins encoded in this window:
- the LOC121811420 gene encoding probable WRKY transcription factor 43, which encodes MDAQSVIMDEDRSDPNNTIRPGSSLHEPGFEVSDFFEFNDWIEEVPQFSSPLSAACYDPQNMSYSSAISSSSSSSSSSFLEGAINRDSGREEKREKVAFKTKSEVEVLDDGFKWRKYGKKMVKNSPNPRNYYRCSVEGCPVKKRVERDKEDPLYVVTTYEGIHNHQGPYQL
- the LOC121742751 gene encoding protein phosphatase 2C 50-like, with protein sequence MSFELMDSLLLRSEIEALTSVDDENEDSALGDLGSEITSVIFLDSDSEESRSGVSFIMAATYEDENWLHSTDGRQLSEVGDPNLDGLSMVSDASSLCGLEVKPETGAPFAVVESSRSAVELISNTSESLSVAVDNGEEIVDCSSSRPSLDVVPLDFGSNGRASRSIFEVSYVPLWGFTSVPGRRTDMEDAVSIVPNFVEIPLQMLVDRPPDGLTSRVTHLTGHFFGVFDGHGGAKVADYCRDRIHSALAEEIEIISTELSDEGDRRGPREELWTRVFTRCFHKVDDEVGGEGGRAPIARETVGSTAIVAIVCTSHIIVANCGDSRAVLCRRREAVALSVDHKPDREDEYARIEAAGGRVFNWDGCRVSGVLAMSRSIGDRYLKSLVIPDPEVMVVPRTRDDECLILASDGLWDEMSNEEACDGARRVLQLWYRNNAAPPPSERGKSVDPASQAAAEAVTQRAFQKGSRDNISVVVLDLKRQRKGRSRP